Proteins encoded in a region of the Ferviditalea candida genome:
- a CDS encoding undecaprenyl-phosphate glucose phosphotransferase, which translates to MIRQSQGFLTQLYAIVDFLAVQLIFVFAWWLKFESGLLAFSSPLPFRIYLLWSAAYGVIVVIAGFLIGFYTPKRKKRFSFEALKIVQIHFISLLVLLSVLFIVKEVHISREFLAIFVSGNIFFMGIYRYLIKKALKSLREKGYNKQFVLILGAGSVGRKFYENLLEQPELGFEVVGFLDDFQREHHPEFVGYKPIIGTVDDLDSILGRIIIDEVIIALPLEAHHKYAKIIAACEKAGVKTMIIPDYFDILPARPFFENFAGIPIINVRDIPLDEVRNRLVKRIFDVLFSLAAIVITLPLLILIAAAIKATSRGPVIFKQERLGWNRRPFMMYKFRTMKVSSGIQSDTQWTVKDDPRRTWFGTFLRKTSLDELPQFFNVLKGDMSVVGPRPERPFFAEQFKEEIPKYMVKHHIRPGITGYAQSSGLRGDTSIEERIRHDIFYIENWTLLFDIKIIFKTLVNGFVNRNAY; encoded by the coding sequence ATGATTCGACAAAGCCAAGGCTTTCTCACGCAACTCTATGCCATAGTCGATTTTTTGGCGGTTCAACTCATCTTTGTGTTTGCCTGGTGGTTGAAATTTGAAAGCGGATTATTGGCCTTTTCATCGCCGCTTCCTTTTAGGATCTACTTGCTTTGGAGTGCCGCTTATGGAGTTATCGTGGTCATTGCCGGGTTTTTAATAGGGTTCTATACGCCGAAGCGCAAAAAAAGATTTTCCTTCGAAGCCCTGAAGATCGTTCAAATCCATTTTATCAGCTTGCTGGTCTTGTTGAGTGTCTTGTTTATTGTGAAAGAAGTCCATATTTCCCGTGAGTTTCTGGCGATTTTTGTGTCGGGCAATATTTTTTTTATGGGAATTTATCGATATCTCATCAAGAAGGCTCTGAAGTCGCTCAGGGAAAAAGGATATAATAAACAGTTCGTATTGATTCTGGGAGCGGGGTCGGTCGGCCGCAAATTTTATGAAAATTTGCTTGAGCAGCCTGAATTGGGCTTTGAAGTCGTTGGATTTCTTGATGATTTTCAACGGGAGCATCACCCTGAATTTGTTGGATATAAGCCGATTATCGGAACGGTGGATGACCTGGATTCCATCCTGGGAAGAATCATCATAGATGAGGTCATTATTGCCCTGCCGCTTGAGGCGCATCATAAGTACGCCAAAATTATTGCGGCATGTGAGAAAGCCGGGGTCAAAACGATGATCATTCCGGACTACTTCGATATTCTACCTGCCAGGCCGTTTTTTGAGAATTTTGCCGGCATCCCGATTATCAATGTCAGAGACATTCCGCTGGATGAAGTCAGAAACCGGTTAGTCAAACGGATCTTCGATGTCTTGTTTTCGCTTGCGGCAATTGTCATTACGCTTCCGCTCTTGATCCTGATTGCGGCGGCAATCAAAGCAACGTCGAGAGGTCCGGTCATTTTCAAGCAGGAACGTCTCGGCTGGAACCGGCGTCCGTTCATGATGTATAAGTTCCGCACGATGAAGGTCTCGTCCGGTATTCAATCGGATACGCAGTGGACGGTTAAAGATGATCCTCGCCGGACTTGGTTCGGGACATTTTTGCGCAAGACCAGCTTGGACGAATTGCCCCAGTTTTTCAATGTATTGAAGGGGGATATGAGCGTGGTCGGCCCGAGGCCGGAGCGGCCCTTTTTTGCCGAACAGTTCAAGGAGGAAATTCCGAAGTATATGGTCAAGCACCATATCCGGCCGGGCATTACCGGCTACGCCCAGAGCAGCGGCCTGCGGGGTGACACGTCCATTGAAGAACGGATTCGGCATGATATTTTTTATATTGAGAATTGGACGCTGCTCTTTGATATCAAAATTATCTTCAAAACTCTGGTGAACGGTTTCGTCAATCGCAATGCCTATTGA
- a CDS encoding type II toxin-antitoxin system Phd/YefM family antitoxin, whose protein sequence is MPQIRPIAELRNTSKISELCHNQSEPIFITKNGYGDLVIMSIETYERQLALADVYKKLGKAEKQITDGTPLLEGEQVFITSLSLPPSPRMI, encoded by the coding sequence ATGCCACAGATAAGGCCTATCGCTGAATTGAGAAACACAAGTAAAATTTCGGAACTCTGCCACAACCAGTCAGAGCCTATCTTTATCACCAAAAATGGATATGGTGACTTAGTGATTATGAGCATAGAGACCTATGAAAGACAGTTGGCACTTGCGGATGTCTATAAAAAACTGGGGAAAGCGGAAAAGCAAATTACAGACGGCACTCCCCTGCTGGAGGGAGAGCAAGTGTTCATTACCAGCCTAAGTTTACCCCCATCGCCGAGGATGATTTAG
- a CDS encoding LolA family protein encodes MRRVMGIAAVMLIGIALLAGCGGKKDANSVVKELDQNVTKMESYKGEGTMVLHTGQQPLKYNVEVWYQNPHYYRVALTNEAKDVTQIVLRNDEGVFVLTPHLNKSFRFQSDWPEKQGQVYLYQSLAKSIVNDTNRQFAAENKAYVFDVAANYQNSSLVRQKIWLDKNNYAPQRVEVSDPDGNVLVEVSFDSFKFNANFEKDSFDMQRNMTASNLQSMAAMVPADGGSGKAAGDQSQATAQANTKTNSQASSQSSSSKNQGFGVIEPAYTPMGVALKDMKDLKLGDQAGVMLRYEGNYHYSLMEARPEAQTVTAMNGNIVDLGERIGVLLGDQMKTLAWTTGGVEFRLTSGDLPVSEMVNIAKSVEGQIGK; translated from the coding sequence ATGCGTCGGGTGATGGGGATTGCAGCCGTCATGCTGATCGGGATCGCTTTGCTGGCGGGATGCGGCGGTAAGAAGGATGCCAATTCGGTTGTCAAGGAGCTCGATCAGAACGTTACGAAGATGGAAAGTTACAAGGGAGAGGGCACCATGGTGCTGCATACGGGGCAGCAGCCGTTGAAATACAACGTGGAGGTGTGGTACCAGAATCCGCATTACTACCGCGTTGCCCTCACCAATGAGGCCAAGGACGTCACGCAGATCGTGCTGCGCAATGATGAAGGGGTGTTTGTGCTGACGCCTCATTTGAACAAGAGCTTCCGTTTCCAAAGCGATTGGCCGGAGAAGCAAGGGCAGGTTTACCTGTATCAATCGCTGGCCAAAAGCATCGTGAACGACACGAACCGCCAGTTTGCCGCAGAGAACAAGGCTTATGTTTTTGATGTGGCGGCCAACTACCAGAACAGCTCGCTGGTGCGCCAGAAGATCTGGCTGGATAAGAACAATTACGCCCCGCAGCGGGTGGAGGTCAGCGATCCGGACGGCAATGTCCTGGTGGAAGTCAGCTTTGACAGCTTCAAGTTCAACGCGAATTTTGAAAAGGACAGCTTTGACATGCAGCGCAATATGACCGCATCGAATCTGCAGTCCATGGCGGCGATGGTCCCGGCAGACGGCGGATCCGGAAAGGCGGCGGGGGATCAAAGCCAAGCGACCGCTCAAGCGAATACTAAAACGAACAGTCAGGCAAGCAGCCAATCTTCATCAAGCAAAAATCAGGGATTCGGCGTCATCGAGCCTGCCTATACGCCCATGGGTGTAGCTCTGAAGGATATGAAGGATTTGAAGCTGGGCGACCAGGCCGGGGTCATGCTGCGATATGAAGGGAACTATCATTATTCGCTCATGGAGGCGCGGCCGGAGGCACAAACCGTGACTGCAATGAACGGGAATATTGTGGATCTCGGAGAAAGAATTGGCGTGCTGCTGGGGGATCAGATGAAGACTCTTGCCTGGACCACGGGCGGTGTCGAGTTCCGGTTGACCAGCGGAGATCTGCCGGTTTCCGAAATGGTCAATATCGCCAAGTCGGTCGAAGGCCAGATTGGCAAATAA
- the alr gene encoding alanine racemase has protein sequence MDSFYRPTWVEISLDALRSNVAAFRSVLPQAMKLMAVVKADAYGHGAREVAQEALACGADYLGVAFLDEALELRAAGITASILVLGYTPVAGILTAYANDITLTVYSDEVLEALAGLHREYASFGRPMKIHVKIDTGMGRIGLHDQEGAVRFIERAIRLEGVSVEGLFTHYARADEEDKAYTFEQHRRFEAIVEHFRSKGVVFPILHAGNSATGIEFPELSYNMLRLGISLYGLYPSEEVNRRKVELLPVMSFKTKPVMIKTLPPGSGISYGTIYTTSGEETIATLPVGYADGYTRMLTSKAEVLVRGHRVPVVGKICMDQCMINVTDVPELRLDDEVVLFGRQGSEVVSADDLAAALGTINYEITCMVSNRVPRVYIRNGQPYKVVNRLL, from the coding sequence GTGGATTCGTTTTACCGTCCGACCTGGGTGGAGATTTCGCTGGATGCTTTGCGCAGCAATGTGGCGGCGTTTCGCAGCGTGCTGCCGCAGGCGATGAAGCTGATGGCGGTGGTCAAGGCGGACGCCTACGGGCATGGAGCCAGGGAAGTGGCGCAGGAAGCGCTCGCTTGCGGAGCGGACTATCTCGGCGTCGCCTTCCTGGATGAAGCGCTGGAGCTTCGGGCAGCGGGGATCACGGCGTCGATTCTCGTATTGGGGTATACCCCCGTAGCAGGCATCCTTACGGCTTACGCGAACGATATCACGCTGACCGTGTACAGCGATGAGGTGCTGGAGGCGCTTGCCGGGCTGCATCGGGAATATGCGTCATTCGGCCGGCCGATGAAAATTCATGTGAAGATCGATACGGGCATGGGTCGAATCGGTCTACACGATCAGGAGGGCGCTGTCCGGTTCATTGAGCGGGCGATCCGGCTGGAAGGCGTTAGCGTGGAAGGCCTGTTCACCCACTATGCCCGGGCCGATGAAGAGGATAAGGCTTATACGTTCGAGCAGCATCGGCGATTTGAAGCGATTGTTGAGCATTTTCGGTCCAAAGGCGTCGTCTTTCCGATCCTTCATGCGGGCAACAGTGCAACAGGCATTGAATTTCCGGAACTTTCATATAATATGCTTCGGCTGGGAATCAGTTTGTATGGACTGTACCCTTCCGAGGAAGTGAATCGCAGGAAAGTGGAGCTTCTTCCCGTGATGAGCTTCAAAACCAAGCCGGTCATGATCAAAACGTTGCCCCCCGGCTCAGGAATCAGCTACGGCACGATCTACACGACAAGCGGCGAGGAGACCATAGCCACACTTCCGGTAGGCTATGCCGACGGCTACACGCGGATGCTGACTTCCAAGGCGGAAGTGCTGGTGCGCGGACACAGAGTGCCGGTGGTTGGAAAGATCTGCATGGATCAATGCATGATCAACGTGACGGATGTTCCCGAGCTGCGGCTGGATGATGAAGTAGTGCTGTTCGGCAGGCAGGGCTCGGAAGTCGTTTCGGCGGATGATCTGGCAGCGGCGCTGGGGACGATCAATTACGAAATCACGTGCATGGTGTCCAACAGAGTCCCGAGGGTTTACATCCGCAACGGACAGCCGTACAAGGTCGTCAATCGCCTGCTGTAA
- a CDS encoding CopG family ribbon-helix-helix protein, protein MTNAQNTRRIMISLPEYLLQEVDGVVERENSNRSEFIRQAMKLYLTERKKRHLRETMQRGYMEMAKINLHIAVESFQAEEDADNTLDRLVSGV, encoded by the coding sequence GTGACCAATGCGCAGAACACAAGAAGGATCATGATCAGCTTGCCGGAATATCTCTTGCAGGAGGTAGACGGTGTCGTCGAACGGGAGAATTCCAATCGCAGCGAATTCATCCGACAAGCGATGAAGCTCTATCTGACGGAACGCAAGAAACGGCATCTTCGCGAGACCATGCAGCGGGGTTATATGGAAATGGCCAAAATCAACCTGCATATTGCGGTGGAATCATTTCAAGCGGAGGAAGACGCGGACAATACTCTTGACCGCTTAGTAAGCGGGGTGTAA
- a CDS encoding type II toxin-antitoxin system PemK/MazF family toxin codes for MIVKRGDVFFADLSPVVGSEQGGVRPVLVIQNDIGNRFSPTVIVAAITAQIQKAKLPTHIEIIAETHGFDRDSVVLLEQIRTIDKQRLTDKITHLDEEMMSRVNDALQISLGLIDF; via the coding sequence TTGATTGTTAAACGCGGCGATGTTTTCTTTGCTGATCTCTCTCCTGTTGTGGGTTCGGAGCAGGGAGGTGTCCGCCCGGTGCTGGTGATTCAGAATGACATCGGCAACCGGTTCAGCCCGACCGTTATTGTGGCGGCAATCACCGCCCAAATCCAGAAGGCCAAACTGCCCACCCACATAGAGATTATTGCGGAAACCCACGGGTTTGACCGGGATTCCGTCGTATTGCTGGAGCAAATTCGAACGATCGACAAGCAGCGGTTAACCGACAAAATCACCCACCTGGATGAAGAAATGATGTCAAGGGTGAACGATGCGCTGCAGATCAGTTTGGGACTGATCGATTTTTAA